The following are from one region of the Methanothermobacter sp. genome:
- a CDS encoding sensor histidine kinase, with protein MNLSDYIDELIGELKGMCRGRDVVFRLNLAEIETGINTVVSIGLIVNELLTNAIKHGTGDSGEIKVELDSFKDSGVLIVADDGSGLPEDLDLSDPPIFGLRLVNFMLSRIRGSISA; from the coding sequence GTGAACCTATCTGACTACATTGATGAACTCATTGGTGAACTTAAGGGCATGTGCCGCGGTAGGGATGTGGTGTTCAGGTTGAACCTAGCTGAAATTGAGACAGGGATCAATACCGTGGTTTCCATTGGTCTGATAGTCAACGAACTTTTAACAAATGCCATAAAGCATGGTACAGGGGATTCAGGGGAGATAAAAGTTGAACTTGACTCATTCAAGGATTCAGGGGTCCTGATAGTTGCCGATGATGGTTCTGGCTTACCCGAGGATCTTGATCTTTCAGATCCCCCAATTTTTGGTCTCAGGCTGGTTAATTTCATGTTAAGCAGAATCAGGGGCTCAATTTCGGCGTAG
- a CDS encoding THUMP domain-containing protein: MKAPENFNLIVTLSGQKGGPAGEEIVGIEEIEMALSRYEGELRVRDSNFPNVLKFDLDMDPFEAVNIIRNSPTTVISKVVPVEAVVRTRLDSIIERVASLVSEKVKVGESFRVICDLRGRRYIKSPEEVVEAVSDFLMERFPIKESEDPDWIIQIEVVGEATGVSVLKPHDVLKKG, from the coding sequence TTGAAGGCTCCTGAAAATTTCAACCTCATCGTAACCCTAAGCGGTCAGAAGGGTGGCCCTGCAGGTGAGGAGATAGTTGGCATTGAAGAGATCGAGATGGCGCTTTCAAGGTACGAAGGCGAACTCAGGGTCAGGGATTCTAATTTCCCAAATGTCCTGAAATTTGATCTTGATATGGACCCATTTGAGGCTGTTAATATAATCAGAAATTCTCCAACTACTGTAATATCCAAGGTCGTCCCTGTTGAGGCTGTTGTGAGAACAAGGCTGGACAGTATAATCGAAAGAGTTGCGAGCCTGGTATCTGAGAAGGTTAAGGTAGGGGAGAGTTTCAGGGTCATCTGTGACCTCAGGGGGCGGAGGTACATAAAGTCTCCAGAGGAGGTCGTTGAAGCAGTTTCAGATTTTTTAATGGAGAGATTTCCAATCAAGGAGTCCGAGGATCCCGACTGGATTATACAGATAGAGGTTGTGGGTGAGGCAACCGGTGTTAGCGTACTCAAGCCCCATGATGTTCTGAAGAAGGGGTGA
- a CDS encoding chitobiase/beta-hexosaminidase C-terminal domain-containing protein yields MKRTAGLIMAVFVAMVIAGMGQAAATDDISVGELPIGGSGDFVVTSAPADGVYYTIDGSIPTVNSTRYTAPIVLNRTLNIKYMVIKNGTVKYGIINHALTGNITNRTYPKLIFNQTPIIELENGTYYQIGNGNITLYNGTIALTGNTILKYFKNSTNTTMMGIIKNTPAKLVNKVRISNVKVKKWYKKWYKRGGKWRYTWKYKWTYRQVKQTYQELQATA; encoded by the coding sequence ATGAAAAGAACAGCTGGTTTAATTATGGCTGTCTTTGTCGCAATGGTTATTGCTGGAATGGGACAGGCAGCTGCAACCGATGATATAAGCGTTGGAGAACTGCCAATAGGGGGTTCCGGGGACTTTGTAGTAACCTCAGCACCCGCAGATGGCGTCTACTACACCATTGATGGTTCCATCCCGACAGTTAATAGTACACGGTACACAGCCCCAATTGTCCTCAACAGGACACTCAACATAAAGTACATGGTAATCAAAAACGGCACCGTGAAATACGGCATAATAAACCACGCCCTAACAGGAAACATCACCAACAGAACATACCCTAAACTGATATTCAACCAGACACCAATCATAGAACTCGAAAACGGCACATACTACCAGATAGGCAACGGCAACATCACACTCTACAACGGAACAATCGCCCTAACAGGAAACACAATCCTGAAATACTTCAAAAACAGCACAAACACAACAATGATGGGCATAATCAAAAACACGCCCGCAAAACTGGTCAACAAGGTCAGGATATCAAATGTTAAGGTCAAGAAATGGTACAAAAAATGGTACAAGAGAGGCGGTAAGTGGAGATACACTTGGAAATACAAATGGACCTACAGGCAGGTGAAACAGACCTACCAGGAACTTCAGGCCACAGCCTGA
- a CDS encoding aldo/keto reductase, whose amino-acid sequence MIRRKLGSTGISASILGIGVMRFPEVNGKLERGSAAKIMEFALESGINYIDTGYTYHGGESEVFVGEFLSENDEYRDDAVVATKLPTWLVNRREDMYMYFEEQMKRLRGKIDIYLLHNLKKDSWLVLKDMEVLDFLDSLRDDGIYVGFSFHDTADVFFEIADSYTWDVIQVQHNIVDDHQANPATLAYAHGLGAGTVIMEPLRGGSLVRNIPQEVQEIYEMARTPRKPVEWCLRYLWDMDDVDVVLSGMGSVSEIRENVEIALNSQELTKDDREILREVKRAYRMRKSVPCSECGYCMPCPEGVDIPRNFRLLNDVYRFMSTEGVETEYRKIMDARERASNCSECGSCMPCPQMIDIPSELRRVHEKLG is encoded by the coding sequence ATGATCCGGCGAAAACTCGGTTCAACTGGAATATCTGCTTCGATACTGGGGATTGGGGTCATGCGGTTCCCTGAGGTGAACGGTAAACTTGAGAGAGGATCTGCAGCGAAGATTATGGAGTTTGCCCTTGAGAGCGGCATAAACTACATTGACACCGGTTACACCTATCATGGCGGTGAAAGCGAGGTCTTCGTTGGGGAATTTCTCTCGGAAAATGATGAGTACAGGGACGATGCGGTGGTGGCAACCAAGCTTCCCACCTGGCTCGTTAACAGAAGAGAGGACATGTATATGTATTTTGAGGAGCAGATGAAGCGCCTCAGAGGCAAAATTGATATATACCTCCTTCACAACCTCAAAAAGGATTCCTGGCTGGTCCTCAAGGATATGGAGGTCCTTGATTTTCTTGACTCACTCCGGGATGACGGAATCTATGTTGGATTCTCATTCCATGATACAGCCGATGTATTCTTTGAGATAGCCGACTCATACACATGGGATGTCATTCAGGTCCAGCACAATATAGTGGATGACCACCAGGCAAACCCCGCCACCCTTGCATATGCCCACGGACTTGGTGCCGGTACTGTGATAATGGAGCCACTGAGGGGAGGCTCACTTGTACGTAACATCCCACAGGAAGTCCAGGAGATATATGAAATGGCCAGGACCCCCCGAAAGCCTGTGGAGTGGTGTCTCAGGTATCTATGGGATATGGATGATGTTGACGTGGTTCTAAGCGGTATGGGCAGTGTATCCGAGATCAGGGAAAATGTTGAAATCGCATTGAACTCCCAGGAGCTCACCAAAGATGACCGCGAAATTTTGAGGGAAGTTAAAAGGGCCTATCGCATGAGGAAGAGTGTTCCCTGTTCAGAATGTGGATACTGCATGCCCTGCCCTGAGGGTGTTGACATACCCCGCAACTTCAGGCTTCTGAATGACGTATACCGGTTCATGAGCACTGAGGGAGTGGAAACTGAGTACAGGAAAATCATGGATGCCAGGGAGCGGGCATCAAACTGTTCAGAATGCGGCTCCTGCATGCCCTGCCCCCAGATGATCGATATACCCTCTGAACTCAGGAGGGTCCATGAAAAACTTGGATAG
- a CDS encoding right-handed parallel beta-helix repeat-containing protein, translating into MTGCSCGADYTVDNTTYLQIFTATGVSENFTLNGTDYTLQDGDTITFLEGIYENVNILINRAINLVASGIVQLNGFIDVSSSANITGFSVNGSIELNGNKSFLNRTNITGTLVVNGNSCEVNGSGIFSSPTSLTVRGDNVTISNSLINASASHGILVTGKNATITGNTITNSNGSGILIRGDGCVARGNTIYLSKGDGINSNASGVSIAGNSISFNSGHGINSSGNGTRITNNTVLRNNLTGIHSTGGWANITQNTVKYSGADGIYVSGNGSIVQGSYAQNNTRNGIHVAGPSCSVISSYSYYNGENGVYSTGSNASFRYVDASFNRKNGIYSRGSNASFFYITSASYNGENGILSAGQNASMQIILDVSSNSHNGISSLGDNAYIWFVEVKNNGLNGIYSAGKDLYLSYVRNATNNTLSGINSTGINARIFDVTVKLNRLHGIYASGYNTTVAYFEALENLKSGVYLTGARSYIVSGNSSSNHQNGVQVNGADTIVRSVNATDNAAAGIAVYGKNSIVYNCTSLRNTDGVYTATNSRIILTRVSGNRNCGVNARGTTGVEESTVTGNRYGVYVAGAGSVIYSSTIGSNRGYGIYIGGSSVTIYRNTLQYNGGDGITARGGYAKIYYNTANRNKGSGINSASYRAVIAYNRASYNSYYGIYSSGKRSTLAKNTASGNKKGNIRRL; encoded by the coding sequence ATGACAGGCTGCAGCTGCGGTGCAGATTACACCGTGGATAACACAACCTACCTGCAGATATTCACAGCCACCGGCGTCTCAGAGAACTTCACCCTCAACGGCACAGATTACACCCTCCAGGATGGAGATACCATCACATTTCTTGAGGGAATATATGAAAACGTTAACATCCTCATTAACAGGGCCATTAACCTAGTGGCATCTGGCATTGTGCAGCTCAACGGGTTCATTGACGTAAGTTCCTCAGCAAACATAACCGGTTTCAGTGTTAATGGATCAATTGAGTTAAACGGTAACAAAAGCTTCCTTAACAGGACAAACATCACAGGCACACTGGTTGTAAACGGCAACTCGTGTGAAGTCAATGGCTCAGGGATATTCAGCTCCCCCACATCACTTACCGTGAGGGGTGATAATGTAACCATAAGCAACAGTCTAATAAACGCTTCAGCATCACATGGTATCCTTGTGACCGGGAAAAACGCAACAATCACAGGTAACACCATAACGAACAGCAACGGAAGCGGAATTTTAATAAGGGGGGATGGCTGTGTGGCCAGAGGTAACACCATCTACCTCTCAAAGGGGGATGGGATAAACTCAAACGCATCAGGTGTTTCAATAGCAGGTAACAGCATATCCTTCAACTCAGGGCACGGTATAAATTCCTCAGGTAATGGTACAAGGATCACCAACAACACAGTGCTCCGTAACAACCTCACAGGAATCCACTCAACAGGTGGATGGGCAAATATAACCCAGAATACCGTCAAGTACTCAGGTGCCGACGGTATCTATGTTTCAGGAAATGGGTCCATAGTTCAGGGATCCTATGCGCAGAACAACACCCGCAACGGCATACATGTGGCTGGCCCCAGCTGCTCTGTTATCAGTTCATACTCATATTACAACGGTGAAAATGGGGTTTACTCCACAGGCTCAAATGCCTCATTCAGGTATGTGGATGCAAGTTTCAACAGAAAAAATGGAATATATTCCAGAGGGAGCAATGCTAGCTTCTTCTATATAACCAGCGCATCCTACAATGGCGAGAACGGTATACTCTCAGCTGGACAGAATGCAAGCATGCAGATAATACTGGACGTCTCCTCAAATTCCCATAACGGGATCTCAAGCCTCGGTGATAACGCATACATATGGTTCGTTGAGGTTAAAAATAATGGCCTCAACGGTATTTACTCCGCGGGGAAGGACCTTTACCTTTCATATGTGAGGAACGCCACCAACAACACCCTCAGCGGTATCAACTCAACAGGGATCAATGCCAGGATATTTGATGTCACCGTGAAACTCAACAGGCTGCATGGGATATACGCTTCAGGATACAACACCACGGTGGCATACTTCGAAGCACTTGAAAACCTCAAAAGTGGCGTATACCTTACAGGGGCCAGGAGCTACATCGTATCAGGGAACAGCAGTTCAAACCATCAGAACGGGGTTCAGGTTAATGGTGCCGATACAATCGTGCGATCAGTGAATGCAACAGACAATGCTGCCGCAGGAATAGCTGTCTATGGTAAGAACTCAATCGTATACAACTGCACATCCCTCAGAAACACTGATGGTGTATACACTGCAACAAATTCCAGGATAATTCTGACCAGGGTCTCTGGAAACAGAAACTGCGGTGTAAACGCCAGAGGAACCACAGGTGTGGAGGAAAGCACCGTAACAGGTAACAGGTATGGTGTTTATGTCGCCGGTGCCGGTTCAGTTATCTATTCATCCACCATAGGCAGCAACAGGGGCTACGGCATATACATTGGGGGCTCATCTGTAACCATCTACCGTAACACACTGCAGTACAATGGTGGCGACGGCATAACTGCAAGGGGAGGCTATGCAAAGATATACTACAACACTGCAAACAGAAATAAGGGTTCAGGTATAAACTCAGCCTCATACAGGGCGGTCATAGCATACAACCGGGCTTCATACAACAGTTACTACGGCATATACTCCTCAGGCAAGCGTTCAACCCTTGCAAAGAACACAGCATCAGGAAATAAAAAGGGGAATATAAGGAGACTTTAA
- a CDS encoding histidine kinase dimerization/phosphoacceptor domain -containing protein, which translates to MRDESVAYVLFRAKVLSDSRGNLTSMIGIKQDITEDKNIRKSLEASLREREFLMSEIHRRVKNNLQLIISLLRLQSRYIDDEESLEIFTECQNRVRSIALVHERLYGSRGWP; encoded by the coding sequence TTGAGGGATGAATCGGTGGCATATGTACTCTTCAGGGCAAAGGTACTCTCTGACTCCCGGGGAAACCTCACATCCATGATAGGAATAAAGCAGGATATAACAGAGGACAAAAATATCAGAAAATCCCTGGAGGCCTCCCTAAGGGAGAGGGAATTCTTGATGTCTGAGATACACCGCAGGGTCAAGAATAACCTTCAGCTTATCATAAGCCTCCTGAGGCTTCAGTCCAGGTACATAGATGATGAGGAATCCCTTGAGATATTCACCGAGTGCCAGAACAGGGTGCGGTCCATAGCCCTTGTACATGAGAGGCTCTATGGCTCCAGGGGATGGCCGTGA
- a CDS encoding biotin transporter BioY, with the protein MNIDLEGYYRMRYSLFRWRHNQTWISKTVMAFFMACITGIMAQVVIPLPWTPVPITAQTLAVLMSGVVLGRYWGGLSQIIYVLIGAAGVPWFAGMTGGVNVLMGATGGYLIGFVLAALLLGHFVDRHIRSRKFTPMMALMLVANFGLIYIPGLLVLGLWTLQTTGQMPSAWELLAMGLLPFIPGDLLKITGAAALTRAITPKEPYGEEVDVHKFPGWRLP; encoded by the coding sequence ATGAACATTGACCTTGAAGGATACTACAGGATGCGTTACAGTCTGTTCAGATGGAGACACAATCAGACATGGATCAGCAAGACAGTTATGGCATTTTTCATGGCCTGTATAACAGGTATAATGGCCCAGGTTGTGATTCCACTACCATGGACCCCGGTACCCATCACAGCCCAGACACTGGCAGTCCTCATGTCAGGTGTTGTCCTTGGAAGGTACTGGGGTGGACTGAGCCAGATCATATACGTCCTCATTGGTGCAGCAGGGGTGCCCTGGTTCGCAGGTATGACAGGTGGAGTCAATGTACTGATGGGTGCAACAGGAGGATATCTCATTGGATTCGTCCTTGCAGCGCTGCTGCTGGGCCACTTCGTTGACAGACACATTAGATCAAGGAAGTTCACACCGATGATGGCACTGATGCTTGTTGCAAACTTTGGCCTTATCTACATCCCAGGACTTCTTGTTCTGGGCCTCTGGACCCTGCAGACAACAGGACAAATGCCATCAGCATGGGAACTCCTTGCCATGGGGCTTTTACCGTTCATACCCGGCGATCTGCTTAAGATAACAGGGGCTGCGGCACTTACAAGGGCCATAACACCAAAGGAGCCCTACGGTGAAGAGGTTGACGTCCATAAATTCCCTGGATGGAGGCTGCCCTGA
- a CDS encoding DUF1284 domain-containing protein: protein MKRLTSINSLDGGCPELIIRAHHLLCMRGFQGYGYSREFIDNMERILKWIHDNPKKPIMIVDFPDDICAACPFLDESACLRAEDTVRLMDQMLMDLMGIKSGDELTSTEIDDLISPIIDSPELTEICCECSWIDVCLVHRNP from the coding sequence GTGAAGAGGTTGACGTCCATAAATTCCCTGGATGGAGGCTGCCCTGAGCTGATAATCAGGGCACATCACCTCCTCTGTATGCGGGGGTTTCAGGGATACGGATACAGCAGGGAATTCATTGATAATATGGAGAGGATCCTCAAGTGGATCCATGATAATCCCAAGAAGCCAATAATGATTGTTGATTTTCCAGATGATATCTGTGCTGCATGTCCATTCCTTGATGAATCCGCCTGCCTGAGGGCCGAAGACACCGTGAGGCTCATGGATCAGATGCTCATGGATTTAATGGGTATAAAGAGTGGGGATGAACTGACATCCACAGAAATCGATGACCTAATCTCCCCAATCATAGATTCCCCTGAATTAACTGAGATATGCTGTGAATGTTCCTGGATTGACGTCTGCCTGGTACACAGAAATCCCTGA
- a CDS encoding DUF523 and DUF1722 domain-containing protein → MRRFRRPLVVLSRCIEQDHCRYDGSMISSPFVRQFSDYADFITVCPEVEIGLSVPRPPIHITIKNGEFRLFQPETGRDLTEEMNSFITSFLDSLDKVDGFILKNKSPSCGIRNVKVYMGAGKRPGSHGVGFFGRAVMERFPHLPLEDEGRLRNLQIREDFLIKLYLVRDFRAVKDLADLIEFHTSNKLLLMSYSPEGQRTLGRIIAEQKDHDDTLKRYSETLCSVIRDPLKPERIINSLLHAFGHFSSELNRREKSYFLESIEGYRKGIMPLLVPLSILKSWVVRFGDEYLEGQTIFEPYPRELVPVTLIV, encoded by the coding sequence ATGAGAAGATTCAGAAGACCACTCGTTGTACTCAGCCGTTGCATCGAACAGGATCACTGTCGCTATGACGGCTCAATGATATCCAGCCCATTTGTGAGGCAGTTCTCTGATTACGCTGATTTCATCACAGTCTGCCCTGAGGTTGAGATAGGCCTCAGTGTTCCAAGACCACCAATACATATAACCATAAAAAACGGGGAATTCAGACTTTTTCAACCCGAAACCGGGAGGGATCTAACAGAGGAGATGAATTCATTCATAACCTCATTTCTGGATTCACTGGACAAGGTAGATGGATTCATATTAAAGAACAAATCCCCTTCATGCGGTATAAGGAATGTTAAGGTCTACATGGGCGCTGGTAAAAGACCTGGCAGCCATGGAGTGGGGTTCTTTGGAAGGGCTGTGATGGAAAGGTTCCCCCACCTCCCCCTTGAGGATGAGGGGCGCCTCAGGAACCTTCAGATAAGGGAGGATTTCCTCATAAAGCTCTACCTGGTGAGGGATTTCCGTGCGGTGAAAGACCTAGCTGACCTCATAGAGTTCCACACATCAAACAAGCTGCTCCTTATGTCCTACAGTCCAGAGGGGCAGAGGACACTCGGGAGGATAATAGCAGAGCAGAAGGATCACGATGACACCCTCAAGAGATACTCTGAAACCCTCTGCAGCGTTATAAGAGACCCTCTGAAACCTGAAAGAATCATAAACAGCCTCCTGCATGCCTTCGGTCACTTCTCATCAGAGTTAAATAGAAGGGAGAAGAGTTATTTCCTTGAATCCATTGAGGGGTATCGTAAAGGGATCATGCCACTTCTTGTGCCCCTTAGCATACTGAAGTCATGGGTCGTGAGATTCGGGGATGAGTACCTTGAGGGCCAGACCATCTTTGAACCATACCCCCGTGAACTTGTGCCTGTAACCCTCATCGTTTGA
- a CDS encoding chitobiase/beta-hexosaminidase C-terminal domain-containing protein gives MKMNAGVVMVLFAVAVLAGTGCAVAANAPLKVAVAGNTTIEDGVYYTINGAMPTVKSTKYTSPIVLNRTLNIKYMVIKNGTVKYGIINHALTGNITNRTYPKLIFNQTPIIELENGTYYQIGNGNITLYNGTIALTGNTILKYFKNSTNTTMMGIIKNTPAIAVKKAKWIKVKVKKWYRRGGKWRYYWTYRWVKRIYRELQPI, from the coding sequence ATGAAAATGAATGCTGGCGTCGTCATGGTTCTTTTTGCTGTGGCGGTCCTGGCTGGAACGGGTTGTGCTGTGGCTGCTAATGCACCCTTAAAAGTTGCTGTGGCTGGAAATACAACTATAGAGGATGGTGTTTACTACACCATCAACGGTGCCATGCCCACTGTAAAAAGTACCAAGTACACATCTCCGATTGTCCTCAACAGGACACTCAACATAAAGTACATGGTAATCAAAAACGGCACCGTGAAATACGGCATAATAAACCACGCCCTAACAGGAAACATCACCAACAGAACATACCCTAAACTGATATTCAACCAGACACCAATCATAGAACTCGAAAACGGCACATACTACCAGATAGGCAACGGCAACATCACACTCTACAACGGAACAATCGCCCTAACAGGAAACACAATCCTGAAATACTTCAAAAACAGCACAAACACAACAATGATGGGCATAATCAAAAACACACCTGCAATAGCTGTCAAAAAGGCCAAATGGATCAAGGTCAAGGTTAAGAAATGGTACAGAAGAGGCGGTAAGTGGAGATACTACTGGACCTACAGATGGGTAAAGAGGATTTACAGGGAACTCCAGCCAATCTAG
- a CDS encoding deoxyribodipyrimidine photo-lyase, translated as MIHDERIRSLNTEKPAREGKYVIYWMQASVRAHWNHALEYAIETANSLHKPLIAIFGLTDEFPNANSRHYRFLIEGLRDVEDALMKRGVRLVVENERPPSAVIKYADEASAVVVDRGYLDIQREWVDEVAESLHIPLMQVESNVIVPVETASPKEEYSAGTFRPKITRKLERFMVPLQERRLALDSLDLDPGPDFRGVTGEFRAPQELEPSIFRGGTSEAIRLFDEFISEKLSCFEKYRNDPVKNCLSNMSPYLHFGHISPLYLALKASAAGKCPEFLEELIVRRELSMNFVHYSESYSSISCLPEWAMNTLMEHARDPREYEYTIREFEEARTHDPYWNAAQKEMVITGKMHGYMRMYWGKKILEWTDHPERAYDIALYLNDKYEIDGRDPNGFTGVAWCFGKHDRAWAEREIFGKVRYMNDRGLERKFRIGEYVRRVQELEE; from the coding sequence ATGATACATGATGAGAGGATAAGGAGCCTCAACACTGAAAAACCAGCTAGGGAGGGTAAGTACGTCATCTACTGGATGCAGGCCTCGGTGAGGGCACATTGGAATCATGCCCTTGAATATGCAATTGAAACTGCCAACAGCCTCCATAAACCGCTGATCGCCATATTTGGACTCACAGATGAATTCCCCAATGCCAACTCCCGCCACTACAGGTTCCTCATAGAGGGCCTGAGGGACGTGGAGGATGCCCTCATGAAGAGGGGTGTGAGGCTCGTGGTTGAAAATGAAAGACCCCCCTCAGCTGTTATTAAGTACGCTGATGAGGCCTCTGCAGTGGTGGTGGACAGGGGATACCTTGACATTCAGAGGGAATGGGTGGATGAAGTCGCTGAATCACTCCACATCCCCCTGATGCAGGTTGAAAGCAACGTTATAGTACCTGTTGAAACAGCCTCCCCCAAGGAGGAATATTCTGCAGGCACCTTCAGGCCAAAGATAACAAGGAAGCTTGAAAGGTTCATGGTCCCCCTCCAGGAGCGAAGACTGGCTTTGGATTCCCTTGACCTCGACCCCGGCCCTGACTTTCGTGGTGTCACCGGAGAATTCAGGGCCCCTCAAGAACTGGAGCCCTCCATCTTCAGGGGTGGAACCTCTGAGGCAATAAGGCTGTTTGATGAGTTTATTTCAGAGAAACTTTCATGTTTTGAGAAGTACAGGAATGACCCTGTTAAGAACTGTCTCTCAAATATGAGTCCATACCTTCACTTTGGACACATATCACCGCTTTACCTTGCCCTAAAAGCATCAGCAGCAGGAAAATGCCCTGAATTCCTTGAGGAACTCATTGTTAGAAGGGAACTCAGCATGAACTTTGTGCACTACAGTGAGAGTTACAGCAGCATAAGTTGTCTTCCTGAGTGGGCCATGAACACCCTCATGGAGCACGCAAGGGACCCCCGGGAATACGAGTACACCATCAGGGAATTTGAGGAGGCCAGAACCCATGACCCCTACTGGAACGCCGCCCAGAAGGAGATGGTTATCACCGGAAAGATGCACGGTTACATGAGGATGTACTGGGGTAAAAAGATTCTTGAGTGGACAGATCACCCTGAAAGGGCCTACGACATAGCACTTTACCTCAATGATAAATATGAGATAGATGGCAGGGACCCCAATGGCTTCACAGGGGTCGCCTGGTGTTTCGGTAAACATGACCGGGCATGGGCCGAAAGGGAGATATTCGGAAAGGTCAGGTACATGAATGACCGTGGACTTGAACGGAAATTCCGGATAGGTGAATATGTGAGGAGAGTTCAGGAGCTGGAAGAGTAA
- a CDS encoding response regulator, with the protein MTCGILILEDVPLDVEVMEREIRRSGIDFISETVEGEEDFVRALNEFRPDVILAEHSLPSFEGLSALAVARKLCPDVPFIFVSEKIGEEFAVKALKSGATDYVLKSNFSKVPVAIRRALREVEKERKLVRTRISLAESHWQLKEAQRIGKIGSWQWNFDSETFLCSDEALRILGIRKDDFRGTLDEMVSRIHPEDRESFIDSITKRGAV; encoded by the coding sequence ATGACATGCGGGATTCTCATACTTGAGGATGTCCCCCTTGATGTTGAAGTGATGGAGAGGGAGATAAGGCGCTCAGGAATTGACTTCATATCAGAAACGGTTGAAGGTGAGGAGGATTTTGTAAGGGCACTTAATGAATTCAGGCCGGATGTTATACTGGCTGAACATTCACTACCATCCTTCGAAGGCCTCTCTGCCCTGGCAGTAGCACGCAAGCTGTGTCCAGATGTGCCTTTCATATTCGTTAGTGAAAAGATAGGTGAGGAATTCGCGGTAAAGGCACTTAAGAGTGGGGCCACAGATTATGTTCTTAAGAGCAACTTCTCAAAAGTCCCGGTTGCAATAAGAAGAGCACTAAGGGAGGTTGAAAAGGAGAGGAAACTTGTGAGAACAAGAATATCCCTTGCAGAAAGTCACTGGCAGCTGAAGGAGGCGCAGAGAATAGGTAAGATAGGAAGCTGGCAGTGGAATTTTGATTCAGAAACATTTTTATGTTCCGATGAGGCCCTGAGGATACTTGGAATCAGAAAGGATGATTTTAGGGGCACCCTTGATGAGATGGTATCAAGAATTCACCCTGAGGACAGGGAGTCCTTCATTGATTCAATCACAAAAAGGGGAGCCGTTTGA